The genomic DNA GCACCAATAGAGTTCCCTGTGGATGGATCATTCAGTGTTGTTTggaaaaaatcaaagcaaaattgTGTTTGAAGTAAACTCAAGGTATTTTAGAAATTTCTTGTTGATTGGACACTTGAGCAGCATTAATTGGAAGTTCACCACTGGCATCTCCCCTCATTTTCTCCACCTATCCTTACTCCTAAGATAAGAATTAAAGCTGCTCCTACAAAAACTATTGATAGTTTGACCACTACCATAGACCTCTTAATGATGTGTCATTTCCACAGGAACGTGCCGTCACCATGGAGCATCGCTGTGGTCTAATCACTGTCAACAAGCAGACAGGTGAGCCTGGCTTACAACTTTTAGTGATGAGAGCTTTGAACCCAGTATAAGTTTTCATCTATGGGTGTCACCTTGGTAaatttgctgttttttttaaacaccgATCTCTTACCCAGTGCCACTGAAGAGCATCTCAGTAACCCTGACCATAAATGACTTTGTGGCTGCTGTGGCTGCCACCTTAACCTATGAGAATAAGGAGAACATCCCAATAGAGGCCACCTTTGTGTTCCCCGTGGATGAAGACTCTGCTGTCTACAGCTTTGAAGCCTTGGTGGATGGGAAGAAAATTGTGGCAGAAATGCAGGAGAAGACAAAGGTCTGAGGGATGAGTTCActatctcttctcttctttcttttaaattacattatactttagtcttttttttttccttatgttggtttgtttttctttttctttccttttttaaaagaattttttattaatttattcttgttacatctcaatggttatcccatcctttgtatcctcccattcttccctccctcccattttccacctattcccctcccctatgactgttcctgagggggatttcctccccctgtatatgctcatagggtatcaagtcttgaTAAACATTCCATTAGTACAGATGTTGACTGTTCCTCCTTTCATGTACTTTTAAATGCTACATGGCTAAAATCAATAAGGCAGAAGGAATCTAGTAGCAGCTACCAGATTAATTGTAAAGTTCACAGGATCCATGACACTCCCTCTAAACTGTACATATCTTATTGACtacctgtggttttattttaatcttccaTGTCCTTGCTCTAGGCTCATAGCAACTATGAGTATGCCCTCACCCAGGGCCACCAGGCTTACTTATTAGAAGAGGATGACTATTCCAGGGATATCTTTGCTTGCAATGTGGGGAACCTCCAGCCTGGGGCTAAGGTTGCAGTTACCCTGAAGTATGTGCAGGAACTTCCCCTAGAAAAAGATGGGGCCCTGCGCTACCTGCTCCCAGCAATCTTGAATCCAAGATACCAGCTCTCTGGTAAGTAATTTATGGCTTTTAAGACCAGTGGTAGAATGACTGTGAAAACACAAATTTACTGTTGTGCTGGAAATTGTTAATATGgaaatttaatgtaatatttCATAGAAGAGTCAGCGAGCAGTTGCTTGAATATGAAGAGTCCCATATTTCCTGTGGAGGACCTGCCCTACACACTCAGCATGGTTGCCACCATTACCTCCCAGCATGGCATTGAGAGGGTCCAATCCAACTGCTCCTTGAGTCCTATTCAGTACCTTACAGATGACAAGACTTCTGCTCAGGTGAATAGTAACAGGACACTACTGTTGGTTTTCTCTATCTTTACTGTTGACCTGGTCCTCACCCAACCTTCCCACATCTCCCTAGTGTTTCTGGCCATGCATGGGGAGGCACACTCTCTACCTTCTCTACTCTGGGACAAGTGTAGACTGGTTTTATCCAGTCTTTCCTGTACTTCTGAATGTGCTCCTGAGAGAAGAAGCCTGCTGTTCTGAACACTGACCCTATCTCAGGAAGCACTCAGTGCAGTTCTACCATGGCTCCTCTGCTGGTCTCTTATTCAGGTTTCCTTGGCTGAGGGACACAAGTTTGACCGAGATGTAGAACTCCTCATTTACTACACTGAAGTGCACAACCCCACTGTAGCTGTGGAGATGGGGATGCAGGACGTGAAGCCAGGTACTTTCTATCCCGCTATGGTCCCTTTCTAAGTTGTAACTCTCAATTATCCTTGGACATGCATACTTTATCCAGGATCAATATATGGCCATTGAATTATTAACTTTTCACATCCACATGAAGAAGCGAATGGGCTCCATACATAATCAGATGATTATGTCCTATAGGCTGATTTACATAGATTACTACATGTTAGAGAAAATATGACCaactaataagaaaatatttagccTATTATCAACATGTAACAATGACTGCTCTTTACAAAAATaaggcaaataaaaaaataatcttatgacTACTTCCTCTTTCATAGGATCAGGGATGTTCAAGTCTGAAAAAGCCTTATGCTTTACAGGGTGTCGTGACTCAGATAGTTTTGAAGTAAATCAATTTCTTTTCACTATTTCCACAGTATTGGGCTGCAAACAGTAGAGTAAATGATCATTTTGGCAATTctaatatttacaatatttttcttgaaatagAATATTTATATGATACAAGATGATGTTGACTTATAATATGATCCAATattattaaaagattaaaatgtaaTAGTCACAATATGTGTTATCAGTTACATGATAAGGTATACTACTATTATTAAAACAATGTACATTTACAAATTGGAAAGCTTAAGACAGAAGATCTTCAAATAATGGGAAAGAAAATGTAGTTATAATTTCTCTTTGTACTATAAAATCACAGTTGGTTTAGAAAAATCACAGTGCTTTAGGCAATATGCAAATAGTAACCTTTCTTAGAACAATAATGATGTTTTATAAATTTACTTTAGGCAAATGTGTTTTGCTGATTAATTGATCACGCCAGCATGCCATCTTGTtgtcagttttggtttttgttggtggtgggttttgtgtgtgtgtgtgtgtgtttggattttgtttgcttggcttgttctgctttttgtttgcttgtttatttttggttttatgactAGGAGCAATggtcaaatttaaaaataattttaggtctTCTCTGTCCTGAAGAAACTGAACTTTAAAACTATCACTCAAACTTTCCTTTGTAGCCTACTTGGTTATTTCTTACATTAATCTTAGCTTCCCAGTGAGTTTTGTTTCTTATCTACACCTAATGGTTTTCactttaaacactttcttttatgtgCACTTAACTTTTACCTGAACTGGCACAGCCCACTTTGGTGTTTTGCTCCCTTTGGCTTTTCTGGCCCATTTTGCACTAGGTTGCAGGTACCATAACACAACACAAGAAGGCTACCGAAACACTTTCCTTTTTACATTGGAGTTGTGAAAGTTCTTTGGGGCTCAGTGATTTTCACGGTGTGACATCTGGGCTTGGGCTCTTGCTGTAACTGTAAGCACTGTGAGAGCTTTTCCATGGAGCTGGGTTTGCATACCCAACCCTACCAAGTGCACATTATTTGACAAAGGTGAcaaaggctttttgttttccctcaCTGTCTGTCCACTCCTCTAAGGTCACTCAGAGGAATTCCAGCTTCCTGGATTTCTTGTAACTGCCTCATCTCCCCTATAACTCAGTGCTCTGTCATTGCTGttattgttcatttttaaaatcttttttgggATCTCATGAACTATTCTACTCAGATTTGGTCTTCAGTCAGGATCATTTTAATTCACCCTAAATGACTTCATGTTTCTGTATCTAGTATGTGGTAACTGAGGTCTCAGTTCCTTTCTGGGATGTCTCCATAAAGCTGTGCTGGTCTTCCTCATGTCTTCTCTGGGCAGATTTGCAGTTTATGAAAGGACATCATTGGTCCTTTCTCAGTCTCGGTAATTCCTTCATCTATGACTCCTAATTCCTGTTTCCTAGGGCATGTCAGAACTTTGCCAGATGTCTGCCTGCTCTCATAGCCTTCAGACACACAAAGGAAACATGAGAGACAGCTTGCCTGACTGAACCCCTGTAGTGTGATACCAACAGGAAACAGCACTTCATAAACTAAGTTATATATTAAACATACAACACATAAGtatgcaaaattaaaaagaacactaTGTACAAGTATAATTAACAGCTCAGTTTGGTTAAGGCCTACTCTGAATTCCTTAAGCACATCTTATCACTCAACCTTACAATAACCCTATAACAGGAATTACTGCATGGAAGACtttagaaaaggaaactgaggctaagaAGTAGAAGTGCTCACTGGTAGACAAGGAAGCCCTGACATATGAAAGTGAAGTCATCTGATTAGTTAGGAAAACTAGTAGACACTGGGCATGGGGTGCTGACTGCCTACATGACCTTCTTCTGAGCAGTTTGCACATCCATTCTGTCATTCTCCTGGACACCCTTCTGTCTTCTCAAAACAGGGCTAGTGTCATGATAACCACCGATCTCCCAGGGCAAGAGGAAATCTACCTACATATTAAAACCAATACTACTGTTGCATAAGTTGTATATCTTAAGATCTGGTCCTATTCATGTTTATAAGATTTTCACCTAGTTTTCTAGAGCAGCATTCCAGATTAGCCTGCCCTTGCAATTTGTCCTATTAACAATATGCATAAGAACATCATTTTGTCCTAATAGTCCAAAGGAAGACTTAACCAGTGACTTACAGATCATTTTCCTATTAATCAGATTTGAAGAGATTTAACTAAGTTAAGAATCCTGACTGTATCTTTGAGCTCACACTGGAAGCTGCTAAGCTAATGTGTCCTATTCAAGTGTAAAAATACGTAGACTCCTCACATTGATACTGCCATGTTATTGTCTGGTAATCCCTaccatgttttcctttctatCCCCTCTGTTCtgctcctttcatttttattgtgacAGCTCACATTTAGTCCTGTGCAAACAGCACAAAAGAGCAAATGAAGGGCTCTATATTTGAGCTTTCTGATATCCCTATTGGATTGATAATTTATTCTTGGGAACATTAGAATCCCCAGGTTCGCTTGTACCTTACAGGGCTCTTCTTCTTTCTGTACAGATAGTTTGATGGGAGCTCCTGTTGCAATGGTGAGCTTCTACCCAGACATCCCAGAAGTGGAGGCCTCAAGGGCCTGTGGAGAATTTGTGTTCCTCATGGACCGCTCCGGAAGTATGGACTCCCCCATGAGCACCCAGAATAATTCTCAGCTGCGCATAGAGGCTGCCAAGGTAAAGACAGATTTTTCACTATTCAGCAGTGCCATGGGACAATGACTTggaagggtgggagtggggctcaTGTGTAGCTCTTGGACAATTCTGCTCTGGGCAACAGCAACCATGGCCACTCTGTTCTCAGCCTTGATATACAAGATGACAGATGATGGTGACATCCCTCACCCTTATGAACTAGACTGGGGTCTGTATATTTGGTAAAGCCCTCTCTTACCccatctcctcttcttctctcaccTTCAGGAAACTCTGTTGCTCTTGCTAAAGAGTTTGCCAGTGGGCTGTTATTTCAACATCTATGGATTTGGATCTACCTATGAAAAATTATTTCCGTAAGTTTCTTGGAGGACTATGGACAATGAATCAAGAGGCTTTAAAGGAGAATCTGCAGTTTCAAAAGGCTATTGCAAAGTTGACCTGAACATTGGGGTTGTTGCGAGAAATTTTTGTGGTATGCTTGTATGCTGCTGCCATGTGACCAGATGTGCTTGTTTCTCTAAGGGAGAGTGTGAAGTACACTCAGGAAACAATGGAGAAAGCAGTGGAAAGAGTGAAGGATTTAGATGCTGATCTAGGGGGCACTGAAATCTTGACACCACTTTGCAACATTTACAAGGCCCCCTCCATTCCTGGCCATCCCTTACAGGTGAGCACTGGAAGCAGTGAGAGAACAAAAAGGCTCTGCAGAACCTGAAAGAGAAGACTTTAACACACTAAGAGGGATAAAGAGTGTAATTCTCCAATAGCCTAAGCCCAAGAAATTATCTCTTATAAAATTGAGTTAATTAGTGTGTAAAGTTATCTACCACAGAGTGAAGAGAAAAAAGACCAGAGGCAGTGTCCTTCCCTCATTTCATGTAGGAAGTTGATACCACAAAAGTTTCAGATTCAACAGCATGGGGAGGAAGTGAAACTTCTCCGGGGTCTGAAGAGTCTCTGTGCTGGCATGGAGCAAGTGACAGTAGAGTGCTAGTGTCCCTGCTCCAAACTAAAGATGATTCAAAGACTAGAAACTGTTGACTTCCATGGGTCCAGTGATGATGTCTTCTAATGAATTTGACAGAGGCTCAGTGAATGTtctttcttttgcagcttttTGTCTTCACAGATGGAGAAGTTAGTGACACATTTAGTGTCATTAGAGAAGTTAAGTTAAACAGCAAGAAACACAGGTATGAAGAGAGTATGGTTTCTACTGTGCTGACTGGAACCCAAGCAATACCATATATGACTTGTGCCACATGGTACCAGGGATTCTCATGCTGCCAAAGGGGCAGAGtgacttaaagatttttttagtAAACTAGCTGATCACTTATTCTCTATAAAACTTAAAAGTAATTTTCCACTTAATGCTGATACCACAAAGTTATTGTTCCTTATTTTTCTAAAGCTCTGAAGGATATATTGAATGGCATTTTCATTATAAAGGATTGGcaagtcaaaataaaaagttaatcaAATACTTGGTATCTGGGCAGATGATCTGTCACAGCGTACACTCTGTGTGTATACCACATGGCTAGGGCTAGACAGTTATCAGTCTTCTCTCATTCCCTTTCCACCACTCACTGTGATAAACCTACCTTACATATAATTCTTCTGCCTTATgagagtttctctttgtttttgtctcatacTGAGTTTCATGGTATGTGACTCTTCCTGAATACatcccttttgttttttatttcaccaGATTTTTAAAACGTAGATACAATGTGCATATAACCGCAGTCAAgtcccatttgtgtgtgttttcctatgAAGTAGTTCACTGTGTTTTATATGGACAGTCAtaatgatggttttttttttgaacagtGTAGTAATTGTAATACATGTCACAAGCAATTCACTGGTGATTTAATTTATATGGGAGGATATGTGTAAGCTAAATGCCAGTGTTACCATGTGTTAACAAGAGGTGCTAGAAAGCAACTCTACAGAAAGCAAAGCACAGTCCCATGAACATACTTACTCATATAtaccattcttttgttgttgttgttggtttgatttttgagacagggtttctctgtttagccttggctgtcctggattcactttgtagaccaggctggcctagaactcaaagtgatcttcctgcctctgcctcccgagtgctggtcttaaaggcctgcgccaccactacAGCCACCCTGTACAACATTCTTTATGTAGACAGAGTTGTCCAATTGCAGTGGGATGGCAAACAGTTTCACTACCGCTACAGGTTTAATTTACATCAACTTTACAAATGACTTCTTGAAGCTTCATTTCCTAACAAAATTGAAGGTTTATGTTCTCCAGTCTTAGCTAGTTTTGTGCTTAGGACTGTAGTGTCTCAtggattaaagttttattttcctggtGTCTCTAcctcatatacattttaatatttaataaccatgatatacattttaatatttaataaccatgagatacattttaatatttaataaccaTGAGAGTGGACCCTTTTAGTATATGCTCAAATAGCTTTactacttttattgttttctccAGTAGATTTTTTAACTTTACTGAGATGTATTTCATTTTAGatttgtatatgaatatattgataactattttcttattctgtagCTTGTATTTCATGATGAaaactgtttgctttgtttttcaaaatactcTTCCTTATATAGTCAGGATTGGTCTGGAGCTCCCTTacttgaccaggttggcctgcttctgcctctagagtcTGGGATCACAGCCATGTGCTGCCATAGTTGACTCAAGTAACTGCCATTTCAATTCGTATTCTCTGAAGCACCTTTTTGTGATTACTCCTTTGTGCATGTTCTGTTACAGTTTTTCTCTATTCAAGATAAGAAGAACTTTTTTGCTCTCTCTCTATtggttctttgaaattttcatatgcGTACATAGCACATTCTCCTTACtagctcctctcttcctcctttctccatcaGTCTTCTCTTCCCTACCTTTTACTTGCCAAATgttatgcatttttgttttatactgTGATCTATTTAATTTAACCAGTGACGTCTCAGTGACCACTGGATTGGGACTAACCATTGAACCCTGTGGGCTATTTACCCAAGGGTATACAGCTGAAGGCTGTGACTCCGCTTTCTCTGATTCTTAGGATGTTACTCCCATAATAGTCATTCAGCTATTGCATCAGTGAGTACATGCATGGCAGACGGTATTATAGCATGTAGGGCTTATAGCTGGTTAACACCACTGATGCCTTTTCTCCCCTAGAATCCTTTATAGCATCTCTTGATTTTTTATATCATACAATCAGGGTGTTTGTTCGCTTTGGCATTAGACCCTTGTCATCTTTCTTCTATAGGC from Acomys russatus chromosome 14, mAcoRus1.1, whole genome shotgun sequence includes the following:
- the LOC127197864 gene encoding von Willebrand factor A domain-containing protein 5A-like, whose protein sequence is TPISYPVPLKSISVTLTINDFVAAVAATLTYENKENIPIEATFVFPVDEDSAVYSFEALVDGKKIVAEMQEKTKAHSNYEYALTQGHQAYLLEEDDYSRDIFACNVGNLQPGAKVAVTLKYVQELPLEKDGALRYLLPAILNPRYQLSEESASSCLNMKSPIFPVEDLPYTLSMVATITSQHGIERVQSNCSLSPIQYLTDDKTSAQVSLAEGHKFDRDVELLIYYTEVHNPTVAVEMGMQDVKPDSLMGAPVAMVSFYPDIPEVEASRACGEFVFLMDRSGSMDSPMSTQNNSQLRIEAAKETLLLLLKSLPVGCYFNIYGFGSTYEKLFPESVKYTQETMEKAVERVKDLDADLGGTEILTPLCNIYKAPSIPGHPLQLFVFTDGEVSDTFSVIREVKLNSKKHRCFSFGIGEGASTSLIKGIARVSGGSAEFITGKDRMQTKALGSLKFALQSAVEDISLTWDLPPGLSANMLSPEQTATFRGQRLIIYAQLTGFMPQTESSGAVCLKYTLQGKSLENRVVFSLQPKANSSFTIHRLAAKSLIQIKDLGPSKTSEREKEDVVNISIQSGVLSSFTAFIAINKELNQPVQGPLAHRVIPRPMILSKRPTIGSYRCCSVSLAACAASSSGPIPLKVRSSPIQKSGKMRMRNFCAKKTNLQNDHKAFGENVIVQLISLQTANGSWKLDEDLAKILGTNLRDLKAANPAKHEDPSAWATVLAVVWLHANGKDLKCEWELLERKAVTWLHDHAGSSIPMLVQAANGLLKVSVNPEAFDI